The following proteins are co-located in the Blattabacterium sp. (Blatta orientalis) str. Tarazona genome:
- a CDS encoding DNA-directed RNA polymerase subunit alpha, with amino-acid sequence MSILDFVKPDRITISEFTDQKGIFHLKPLEPGYGLTLGNALRRVLLGSLKGFAVTSIKIKGVKYEFSTIEGVVEDVTEIILNFKKIRFHRKVKGITKETVNVLIKNKEKITGKILNEFISSFQVLNTDVVVCHKEKSIPLEMSFTIEEGRGYVPAEENKKNNDDLIGNIPIDSIYTPIKNVKYTIENCRVGQKTDFESLSLEIITDGSMSPKIALMEASKILIKYFSIFSHEKIGKKEHEEISKERKYDEEFLRIRTLLKSKLTDMDLSVRTKNCLKSASIQSVADLVNCNRSNMLKMRNFGKKSLEELESKMKEKGLYFGMDISEYKLNQE; translated from the coding sequence ATGTCTATTTTAGATTTTGTTAAACCTGATAGAATCACGATATCGGAATTTACAGATCAAAAGGGTATTTTTCATTTGAAACCTTTAGAACCTGGATATGGTCTGACATTGGGAAATGCTTTAAGGAGAGTTCTTTTGGGTTCTTTAAAAGGTTTTGCGGTAACTTCCATAAAAATTAAAGGAGTTAAATATGAGTTTTCTACTATAGAAGGAGTAGTAGAAGATGTCACTGAAATTATATTGAATTTCAAAAAAATTCGTTTTCATCGGAAAGTTAAAGGAATAACGAAAGAAACAGTCAATGTATTAATCAAAAATAAAGAAAAAATTACTGGAAAAATTTTAAATGAATTTATTTCTAGTTTTCAAGTTTTAAATACGGATGTAGTTGTTTGCCATAAAGAAAAATCTATCCCCTTAGAAATGAGTTTTACTATTGAAGAAGGAAGAGGTTATGTTCCAGCAGAAGAAAATAAAAAAAACAATGATGATTTAATAGGGAATATTCCTATAGATTCTATTTATACACCTATTAAAAATGTAAAATATACAATAGAAAATTGTCGTGTGGGTCAGAAAACAGATTTTGAAAGTCTTTCATTAGAAATAATAACAGATGGATCTATGTCTCCAAAAATAGCTTTAATGGAAGCTTCTAAAATTTTAATAAAATATTTTTCTATTTTTTCTCATGAAAAAATAGGAAAAAAAGAACATGAAGAAATTAGTAAAGAAAGAAAATATGATGAAGAATTTTTGCGTATACGTACATTATTAAAATCCAAATTGACTGATATGGATTTATCTGTACGAACAAAAAATTGTTTGAAATCTGCATCTATACAGTCTGTAGCAGATTTGGTTAATTGCAATAGATCTAATATGTTAAAAATGAGAAATTTCGGAAAAAAATCCTTGGAGGAATTAGAAAGTAAAATGAAAGAAAAAGGTTTGTATTTTGGAATGGATATTTCCGAGTATAAGTTAAACCAGGAATAG
- the rpmJ gene encoding 50S ribosomal protein L36: MKVRTSLKKRTDNCKIIRRKGRLRIINKKNPRFKQKQG; the protein is encoded by the coding sequence ATGAAAGTAAGAACTTCTTTAAAAAAAAGAACTGATAATTGTAAAATAATTAGAAGAAAAGGACGTTTACGAATTATCAATAAAAAAAATCCTAGATTTAAACAGAAACAAGGTTAA
- the infA gene encoding translation initiation factor IF-1, protein MAKQKHIEVDGTIIESSPNAMFRVELENGCIVKAHISGKMRMHYIKILPGDKVRLEMSSYDLKRGRITYRY, encoded by the coding sequence ATGGCTAAACAAAAGCATATTGAAGTTGATGGAACCATTATAGAATCTTCTCCAAATGCCATGTTCCGTGTTGAATTGGAAAATGGATGTATTGTTAAGGCACATATTTCTGGAAAAATGAGAATGCATTATATAAAAATATTACCTGGAGATAAAGTGAGATTAGAAATGTCATCTTATGATTTAAAAAGAGGAAGAATAACATATAGATATTAA
- the rpsK gene encoding 30S ribosomal protein S11: protein MAKSSLGKKKSIVIDSLGIAHIQSTFNNIIITLTNKKGEVIAWSSAGKMNFKGSKKNTPYAAQMAAENVDKKGLNAGIKKVEVKVKGPGAGRDAAIRALSNSGIVVTLIKDITPLPHNGCRPPKRRRV from the coding sequence ATGGCAAAATCATCATTGGGGAAAAAAAAATCTATTGTAATAGATTCATTGGGGATCGCCCATATTCAATCTACATTTAATAATATTATTATTACACTGACAAATAAAAAAGGAGAAGTAATAGCTTGGTCCTCTGCTGGAAAAATGAATTTTAAAGGATCTAAGAAAAATACTCCTTATGCAGCTCAGATGGCTGCGGAAAACGTAGACAAAAAAGGATTAAATGCGGGAATAAAAAAAGTAGAAGTAAAGGTAAAAGGTCCTGGCGCTGGTAGAGATGCTGCTATAAGAGCATTAAGTAATTCTGGAATTGTAGTTACTTTAATAAAAGATATTACTCCTTTACCACATAATGGTTGTCGTCCTCCTAAAAGAAGAAGAGTTTAA
- the rpsD gene encoding 30S ribosomal protein S4 → MAKYIGPKTKISRKFGECIYGEDKYFERRKYPSGQHGNNRRRGKRSEYFIQLIEKQKAKYTYGILERQFEKLFFEAARKKGITGELLLQACESRLDNIVFRLKFSPSRSSARQIVSHRHITVNDRIVNIPSFRLRPGDKIGIREKSKKHPVILESISNKVGSLVEWLILDEKNMFGVFRIMPKRKQIPENIKEQLIVELYSK, encoded by the coding sequence ATGGCAAAATATATAGGACCAAAAACAAAAATCTCTAGAAAATTTGGAGAATGTATATACGGAGAAGACAAGTATTTTGAAAGAAGAAAATATCCTTCCGGTCAACATGGAAATAATCGTCGCAGAGGGAAACGATCGGAATATTTTATACAACTAATAGAAAAACAAAAAGCGAAATATACTTACGGTATATTAGAACGTCAATTTGAAAAGTTATTTTTTGAAGCCGCAAGAAAGAAGGGAATTACCGGAGAACTATTATTACAAGCATGTGAATCTCGTTTGGATAATATTGTATTTAGATTGAAATTTTCTCCATCCAGATCTTCTGCTCGTCAAATAGTTTCTCATAGACATATTACAGTAAATGATCGTATAGTCAATATTCCATCTTTCAGATTAAGGCCTGGTGATAAAATAGGAATAAGAGAAAAATCTAAAAAACATCCAGTTATATTGGAATCTATAAGTAATAAAGTAGGCTCATTAGTAGAATGGTTAATTTTAGATGAAAAGAATATGTTTGGAGTATTTAGAATTATGCCAAAAAGGAAACAAATACCTGAAAATATTAAAGAACAACTCATTGTTGAATTATATTCAAAATAA
- the rpsM gene encoding 30S ribosomal protein S13, whose protein sequence is MSVRISGVDLPKSKRGIIGLTYLYGISKSLSKKILSSVGINENIRVMDWSDEEISNIRKYISNHVKIEGELRSEIQLSIKSLMDIGCYRGTRHRKRLPLRGQKTKNNCRTRKGRKKTVANKKKAVK, encoded by the coding sequence ATGTCAGTCAGAATATCAGGTGTTGATTTACCTAAATCTAAAAGAGGGATCATTGGACTTACGTATTTATATGGAATAAGTAAAAGTCTGTCTAAGAAGATTTTATCATCTGTTGGAATAAATGAAAATATAAGGGTGATGGATTGGTCAGATGAAGAAATCAGCAATATTAGGAAATATATTTCAAATCATGTGAAAATAGAGGGAGAATTAAGATCTGAAATACAATTAAGTATTAAAAGTTTAATGGATATTGGTTGTTATAGAGGAACTAGACATAGAAAACGTTTACCTTTAAGAGGACAGAAAACTAAAAATAATTGTAGAACTAGAAAAGGAAGAAAAAAAACTGTAGCAAACAAGAAAAAAGCAGTAAAATAA
- the rplQ gene encoding 50S ribosomal protein L17 codes for MNHRRKNNHLGRKFGHRKSTLSNMSSSLIKEKRIFTTLAKAKALKQYIEPIITKSKIKTLHSRRNIFALLRDKIAVSELFKESFQKVLERPGGYTRIIKIQSRFGDMAKLSMIELVDFNDIYNSKKNKKSIRRSNKRKRKDQIDK; via the coding sequence ATGAATCATAGGAGAAAAAACAATCATTTAGGACGAAAATTCGGACACAGAAAATCTACTCTTTCTAATATGTCTTCATCTTTAATTAAAGAAAAAAGAATCTTTACTACTTTAGCTAAAGCAAAAGCTCTGAAACAATATATAGAACCTATTATTACTAAATCTAAAATAAAAACTCTTCATTCTAGAAGGAATATATTTGCATTATTAAGAGATAAAATTGCAGTATCAGAACTTTTTAAAGAATCTTTTCAAAAAGTCCTTGAACGTCCTGGTGGTTATACAAGAATTATAAAAATACAATCTCGTTTTGGGGATATGGCTAAGTTATCTATGATTGAATTAGTTGATTTTAATGATATTTATAATTCCAAAAAAAATAAGAAATCTATAAGGCGTAGTAATAAAAGGAAGAGGAAGGATCAAATAGATAAATAA
- the secY gene encoding preprotein translocase subunit SecY, with protein sequence MNNFLVTFHNIWNAKELRKKIITTLSFLLVYRFGAYIPIPGINPLGISNFLESLNSGSKGLMQILSSFTGGAFNRASIFALGIMPYISASIIIQLMCIIIPYLQRLQRDGETGRRQINFLTRWLTVGICLIQAPLYLISLTKQFIPFSNSVLSNAYLLKINTFYGKTLFWTIGIVILTSGTLFTMWLGDKITEEGIGNGVSLIIMSGIIARFPDAITKEIFSKLEVGHGGLIVLFFEILLWLLVILFSIVIIQAIRKIPVQYVSHYKSLGFDSKLIHKKHQYIPLKMTAAGVMPIIFSQAIMLFPLTFYDYVHNDKMKKFFYLFQDVYGLCYNLTFSLLVIIFTFFYTAITIPVNQMADDLKRNGGHIPKIKPGKETAEYIDSVLSKITFPGAILLAIIAILPSIVFRLGITQNFALFYGGTSLLIVVGVILDIIQQVDIYLLNYYYDDLMMMKNRNSRYTISSKL encoded by the coding sequence ATGAATAATTTTTTAGTTACATTTCATAATATTTGGAATGCGAAAGAATTACGAAAGAAAATTATAACCACTTTAAGTTTTTTATTAGTATATCGTTTTGGGGCTTATATCCCTATTCCTGGTATTAATCCATTAGGAATCAGTAATTTTTTAGAAAGTCTGAATTCAGGTTCTAAAGGTCTTATGCAAATTCTTTCTTCTTTTACAGGAGGAGCTTTTAATCGAGCTTCTATTTTTGCTTTGGGAATCATGCCTTATATATCTGCATCTATTATTATACAATTAATGTGTATAATTATTCCTTATTTGCAAAGATTGCAAAGAGATGGAGAAACCGGAAGAAGGCAAATTAATTTTCTTACAAGATGGTTAACTGTAGGCATATGCCTAATACAAGCTCCTTTATATTTAATTTCTTTAACCAAACAGTTTATTCCTTTTTCAAATTCAGTTTTATCCAACGCTTATCTTCTAAAAATAAATACTTTTTATGGAAAAACTTTGTTTTGGACAATAGGAATTGTTATCTTAACTTCTGGAACCTTGTTTACTATGTGGTTAGGGGATAAAATAACAGAAGAAGGAATAGGAAACGGGGTCTCCTTAATTATTATGTCCGGAATTATAGCTCGTTTTCCGGATGCTATAACTAAAGAGATTTTTAGTAAATTGGAGGTTGGTCATGGAGGCTTAATAGTTTTGTTTTTTGAAATTTTGTTATGGTTATTAGTAATTCTTTTTTCTATTGTAATTATTCAAGCTATTAGAAAAATTCCTGTGCAATATGTTTCTCATTACAAATCTTTAGGTTTTGATTCTAAATTGATTCATAAAAAACATCAGTATATTCCATTAAAAATGACGGCTGCAGGTGTAATGCCTATTATTTTTTCTCAGGCTATTATGCTTTTTCCTTTGACTTTTTACGATTATGTTCATAATGATAAAATGAAAAAATTCTTTTATCTTTTTCAAGATGTTTATGGATTATGTTATAATTTAACTTTTTCCTTATTAGTGATAATTTTTACTTTTTTTTATACTGCAATTACAATTCCGGTCAATCAAATGGCTGATGATTTAAAAAGGAACGGAGGACATATTCCAAAGATAAAACCGGGAAAAGAAACAGCAGAATATATAGATTCTGTCTTATCAAAGATCACATTTCCTGGAGCTATATTGCTAGCTATAATAGCCATACTTCCATCTATAGTTTTTCGTTTAGGTATCACTCAAAACTTTGCATTATTTTATGGAGGAACATCTTTATTAATTGTAGTTGGAGTAATTTTAGATATCATACAACAAGTTGATATATATTTATTGAATTATTATTATGATGATTTGATGATGATGAAAAATCGTAACAGCAGATATACTATTAGCAGTAAATTATAG